In Desulfoplanes formicivorans, a genomic segment contains:
- a CDS encoding argininosuccinate synthase, with protein sequence MSDIKKVVLAYSGGLDTSVILKWIQKTYDCEVITLTADLGQEEELDGLEAKALATGASKAYIEDLQEEFAKDFIFPAFRSGAIYESRYLLGTSIARPLITKKLVEIARKEGAQALAHGATGKGNDQVRFELSAMALAPDLVTIAPWRDWDLGSRTALIAFAKEHGIPVPVTKEKPYSCDRNLLHLSFEGGELEDPGHAPAPASHLLCVPIEEAPDQPEIITIDFEQGDPVAVNGERMSPASLIKHLNRLGGKHGIGRLDMVENRFVGMKSRGVYETPGGTIIHAAHQDLEGLCLDRELMHLRDTLIPRYAEMIYNGFWYSPEREALQAFMDKAQECVTGQVTLKLYKGGVWPLSRTSPNSLYNPDLATFEEDDVYNQADAAGFIRLQGLRLMAYNKVHGK encoded by the coding sequence ATGAGCGATATCAAGAAAGTGGTTCTTGCCTATTCCGGTGGTCTGGATACCTCGGTGATTCTCAAATGGATTCAGAAGACCTATGATTGCGAGGTCATTACCCTGACCGCAGACCTGGGCCAGGAAGAGGAGCTTGACGGGTTGGAGGCCAAGGCCCTGGCAACAGGCGCTTCCAAGGCCTATATCGAAGACCTGCAGGAGGAGTTTGCCAAAGATTTCATTTTTCCGGCCTTTCGGTCCGGGGCCATTTACGAAAGCCGGTATCTGCTGGGCACCTCCATTGCCCGGCCCCTCATCACCAAGAAACTGGTTGAAATCGCCCGCAAGGAAGGGGCCCAGGCCCTTGCCCACGGAGCAACGGGCAAGGGAAACGATCAGGTCCGGTTCGAGCTTTCGGCCATGGCCCTGGCTCCCGACTTGGTGACCATCGCCCCCTGGAGGGATTGGGATCTGGGATCACGAACCGCCCTCATCGCCTTTGCCAAGGAGCACGGCATTCCGGTTCCCGTGACCAAGGAAAAACCCTATTCCTGCGACCGCAACCTCCTGCACCTGAGCTTTGAGGGCGGAGAACTGGAAGATCCGGGCCACGCTCCTGCCCCGGCCAGCCATCTTTTGTGCGTGCCCATTGAGGAAGCACCCGACCAGCCTGAAATCATCACCATTGATTTTGAACAGGGTGATCCCGTGGCCGTGAACGGGGAGCGCATGAGCCCGGCTTCCTTGATCAAGCACCTGAACCGTTTGGGCGGCAAGCACGGCATCGGCCGCCTGGATATGGTGGAAAACCGGTTCGTGGGCATGAAGTCCAGGGGCGTGTACGAGACCCCCGGCGGCACCATCATCCATGCGGCCCACCAGGATCTTGAGGGACTCTGTCTGGACCGGGAGCTCATGCATTTGCGCGACACCCTGATTCCCAGGTACGCGGAAATGATTTACAATGGCTTTTGGTACTCTCCCGAACGCGAGGCCCTGCAGGCCTTCATGGACAAGGCCCAGGAATGCGTCACCGGCCAGGTGACCCTCAAGCTGTACAAGGGCGGTGTGTGGCCCCTTTCCCGGACCTCTCCCAACTCCCTGTACAATCCGGACCTGGCCACCTTTGAAGAGGATGATGTCTACAACCAGGCTGATGCGGCCGGTTTCATCCGTTTGCAGGGGCTTCGCCTCATGGCCTACAACAAGGTGCACGGCAAATAA
- a CDS encoding uracil-xanthine permease family protein, with protein MAENRLRYDVEEEPPFFQSFVLAGTHVLLIFDAVIFVPNILGKVGNVPPETLRFATFGIILIAALFTYLQSWHKRGFGAGAILFTGSYSAFLACSVDAVHMGGMGLLAWMSLLSVPVVFLYTYFIRFFRHIITPAVGGVVILLVAVSLIPLAMDLWTGEAGLARSVVSSRFMVGGLTVAVLVVLMLFGKGAMRMWSPLIGLGSGYVAAACVGLLELKHSAHAPWIGLPECAWPGMDMGFSSAHLPLFLAFCMAMLASVIENTGNLMLVQQVSTRDFRRVSYDRIQGGLYCDGLSKIMAALFGTAVPSIYCDNIPIIEMTGVSSARVGRFGALILLCLAFMPKVSGFVLDMPAPVIGGFLLVIAALLFQAGLGLVTMNSFGAQNGLILGISLTVGLVAESGSMFPELVPEELAPMLENSVAIGGFTAFILSTLAYIAPKKRIQGVFAAHADSFQALRDMIDNGQTRLGIADAKKFRLMLCCEEMFFYMIGKGENRDRLLNIRITKTEEGLFTEAICGHQMDDINNFVMPDSLFRAGPEELDNLGLVLFSKYARDVKHMEISGYSYISFFI; from the coding sequence ATGGCCGAGAACCGTCTTCGTTATGACGTGGAAGAAGAACCGCCCTTTTTCCAGTCTTTTGTTCTGGCAGGCACCCATGTTCTGCTCATTTTTGATGCCGTTATTTTTGTGCCCAACATATTGGGCAAGGTGGGCAATGTCCCCCCTGAAACCCTCAGGTTCGCCACCTTCGGGATCATTCTCATTGCGGCCCTGTTCACCTATCTGCAATCATGGCACAAGCGGGGATTCGGGGCCGGAGCCATTTTGTTCACGGGATCGTACAGCGCGTTTCTTGCCTGTTCCGTTGACGCCGTGCACATGGGAGGGATGGGACTTCTGGCCTGGATGTCCCTGTTGAGCGTTCCGGTGGTTTTTTTGTACACCTATTTTATCAGGTTTTTCCGCCACATCATTACCCCGGCCGTGGGCGGGGTGGTCATCCTGCTGGTGGCGGTCTCCCTCATTCCCCTGGCCATGGATCTCTGGACAGGGGAGGCTGGTCTTGCCCGATCGGTTGTTTCCTCCCGCTTCATGGTGGGCGGGCTGACCGTGGCCGTGCTTGTGGTGCTCATGCTTTTTGGCAAGGGAGCCATGCGCATGTGGAGTCCCCTTATCGGTTTGGGAAGCGGGTATGTGGCCGCAGCCTGTGTGGGGCTTCTGGAACTCAAGCATTCTGCCCACGCGCCGTGGATCGGCCTGCCGGAATGTGCCTGGCCAGGTATGGACATGGGATTTTCCAGCGCTCATCTGCCCCTGTTTCTGGCCTTTTGCATGGCCATGCTGGCCAGTGTCATTGAAAACACGGGAAACCTGATGCTTGTTCAGCAGGTCTCCACCAGGGATTTCAGGCGGGTTTCCTATGACCGGATTCAGGGGGGATTGTACTGTGACGGACTCAGCAAGATCATGGCCGCGCTTTTTGGTACGGCCGTGCCTTCCATTTATTGCGACAACATTCCCATCATCGAGATGACCGGGGTTTCGTCGGCCCGGGTGGGGAGATTCGGAGCACTGATTCTTTTGTGTCTGGCCTTCATGCCCAAGGTGAGCGGCTTTGTGCTGGACATGCCCGCTCCGGTCATCGGCGGATTTCTGCTGGTTATTGCGGCTCTGCTGTTTCAGGCCGGTCTGGGCCTTGTGACCATGAACTCCTTTGGTGCCCAGAACGGGCTCATCCTGGGGATCTCCCTGACGGTAGGGCTGGTTGCCGAAAGCGGTTCCATGTTTCCGGAACTTGTTCCGGAAGAGCTTGCCCCCATGCTTGAAAACAGCGTGGCCATCGGCGGATTCACTGCGTTCATCCTGAGTACTCTGGCCTATATCGCACCCAAGAAGCGGATTCAGGGGGTCTTTGCTGCCCATGCCGACAGCTTTCAGGCCCTGCGGGATATGATCGACAACGGGCAGACCAGGCTGGGGATAGCGGATGCGAAAAAGTTCCGCCTCATGCTCTGCTGCGAGGAAATGTTTTTTTACATGATCGGTAAGGGAGAAAACCGGGACAGGCTGCTCAACATCCGGATCACCAAGACCGAAGAAGGCCTTTTTACCGAGGCCATCTGTGGGCACCAGATGGATGATATCAACAATTTCGTCATGCCCGACAGCCTGTTCCGGGCCGGTCCCGAGGAACTGGATAATCTGGGACTGGTCCTGTTTTCCAAGTATGCCCGCGACGTCAAACACATGGAGATCTCGGGATATTCGTACATCTCCTTTTTCATCTGA
- a CDS encoding tetratricopeptide repeat protein has translation MNSRKTWVAVCLLGVSLLVTACSREEEEKTFYFNQGNEFLVNGEFADAEKAFLQAIALDDRYKDAYVQLGIVQMRRGALKQAFDSFTRAAAIDPADLDVQLRLATFHMLGRNLPEALNILDGVLARDPQNIEALFLKGSLMAQQKALPQAKALFSKIIELDPSQVRAYLALVKTQVLLGETGEIIPVLHTAISNNPNALDLKLALVDRYLSIKKIADAKGVLLDALQHDPGNPRLQEILGAFYFRIGQMAMAESAYREAIKLSPGQVRPLMHLARFYDLTGKEHQACQIYEQALEMAPDNVQVLDTVSRFYAHAGKLDQAEHYVLMALDANPSFLPSRILQTELALKKGDFTTALALAQELLDQGKNLPKVQYLKGMSLLALKQYIPAAQTLEQAVKVWPRFMAARVGLARTLYDAGETSRARAQAMVVLQQDPANLEAILLLGNLADRRGDLNEAARYYRQALSINSHYGPAANNLAYVLMRQGRDLDRALELASMALRQMPDDPQVLDTVGLIHLKRGESRLALPYLARSAAGDADNPVFLYHLGLAHWQQGNADEAARFLTRALEGNATFKGQEHALELLNRLSEDGAVGRTEDPSDD, from the coding sequence ATGAATTCCAGAAAAACATGGGTAGCTGTCTGTTTGCTGGGCGTCAGCCTGCTGGTGACGGCCTGCTCCCGGGAAGAAGAGGAAAAGACCTTCTATTTCAACCAGGGCAACGAGTTCTTGGTCAATGGAGAATTTGCCGACGCGGAAAAGGCCTTTTTGCAGGCCATTGCCCTGGATGACCGCTACAAGGATGCCTATGTGCAGCTGGGCATTGTCCAGATGCGGCGGGGCGCCCTGAAACAGGCCTTTGACAGCTTTACCCGGGCCGCGGCCATTGATCCTGCTGACCTGGATGTCCAGCTTCGCCTGGCCACCTTTCACATGCTGGGAAGAAACCTGCCCGAGGCCCTGAACATCCTGGATGGGGTCCTGGCCCGGGATCCCCAGAACATCGAGGCCCTGTTCCTCAAGGGATCCCTCATGGCCCAGCAAAAGGCCCTGCCCCAGGCCAAGGCGCTCTTCAGCAAAATCATCGAACTTGATCCCTCCCAGGTGCGGGCCTACCTCGCCCTGGTGAAAACCCAGGTTCTGCTGGGCGAAACCGGCGAGATCATTCCTGTTCTCCACACGGCCATCAGCAACAATCCCAACGCCCTGGATCTCAAACTGGCCCTGGTTGATCGTTATCTGAGCATCAAGAAGATCGCTGACGCCAAGGGAGTGCTTTTGGATGCCCTGCAGCACGATCCGGGCAATCCCAGGCTGCAGGAAATTTTGGGGGCCTTTTATTTTCGCATCGGGCAGATGGCCATGGCCGAGTCGGCCTACAGGGAGGCGATCAAGCTGTCTCCCGGTCAGGTTCGCCCCCTCATGCACCTGGCCCGATTCTATGACCTGACCGGCAAGGAGCACCAGGCTTGTCAGATCTATGAGCAGGCCCTGGAAATGGCCCCGGACAATGTGCAGGTTCTGGATACGGTTTCCCGCTTTTATGCCCATGCCGGCAAGCTGGACCAGGCGGAGCACTATGTGCTCATGGCCCTTGATGCCAATCCCTCGTTTTTGCCCTCGCGCATTCTGCAAACAGAACTGGCCCTGAAAAAAGGTGATTTCACTACCGCATTGGCCCTTGCCCAGGAGCTTCTGGACCAGGGCAAGAACCTTCCCAAGGTCCAGTATCTCAAGGGCATGAGTCTGCTGGCCTTGAAGCAGTACATCCCTGCCGCCCAGACCCTTGAACAGGCCGTCAAGGTCTGGCCGCGATTTATGGCGGCACGAGTGGGCCTGGCCAGAACCCTGTACGATGCGGGGGAAACCTCCCGGGCCCGGGCCCAGGCCATGGTTGTGCTGCAACAGGATCCGGCCAATCTGGAGGCCATCCTGCTTCTGGGCAATCTGGCCGATAGACGGGGAGATCTCAACGAGGCCGCCCGGTATTACCGGCAGGCATTGAGCATCAACAGCCACTACGGTCCGGCCGCCAACAACCTTGCCTATGTCCTCATGAGGCAGGGCCGCGACCTGGACAGGGCCCTTGAGCTGGCCTCCATGGCCCTCAGGCAGATGCCTGATGACCCCCAGGTTCTGGACACGGTGGGGCTTATCCATCTCAAGCGGGGCGAATCCCGGTTGGCACTGCCCTATCTTGCCCGCAGTGCGGCAGGGGATGCGGACAACCCGGTCTTTCTCTACCATTTGGGCCTTGCCCACTGGCAGCAGGGCAATGCGGACGAGGCCGCCCGGTTTTTGACCCGTGCGCTGGAAGGCAATGCCACCTTCAAGGGGCAGGAGCATGCCCTGGAGCTTCTGAACCGCCTCAGCGAGGATGGCGCGGTCGGCCGTACGGAGGATCCGTCTGATGACTAG
- a CDS encoding lipoate--protein ligase gives MYFIPNNNITDPRINLALEEYCLKRFDPSHDYLLFYVNDPSIIVGRFQNTVEEINPEFVEANNIHVVRRNSGGGAVYHDHGNLNFSFMTRYARENLLNFRKFTQPVIRVLAGMGVDAELTGRNDIVVAGKKISGNAQYATRTAMLSHGTLLFDSDMSTLVKALHVSDDKITSKALKSVRSRVTNIRECAPRPVDMETFRNRLLETVFAPYGDIRTRELDANQWAEVHELARTKYDSWEWNFGKSPRYNVKRRKRFPIGIIDVRIQVAKGVMTGVKIFGDFFGHGEILDLETLLTDIPYTREALEQCLKGVDLSKYFGAMETDCWIAFLLGHQ, from the coding sequence ATGTATTTCATCCCCAACAACAACATCACCGATCCCCGCATCAACCTGGCATTGGAAGAATATTGCCTGAAGCGTTTTGACCCCTCCCACGACTATCTCCTGTTCTACGTGAATGACCCTTCCATCATTGTGGGGCGGTTTCAGAACACCGTGGAAGAGATCAATCCGGAGTTCGTGGAAGCCAACAACATTCACGTGGTGCGCAGGAATTCCGGGGGCGGGGCCGTGTACCACGATCACGGCAATCTCAATTTCAGCTTCATGACCCGGTATGCCCGGGAAAATCTTCTGAATTTTCGCAAATTCACCCAACCGGTCATCCGGGTGCTGGCCGGCATGGGCGTGGATGCCGAGCTCACCGGGCGCAACGATATTGTTGTTGCGGGCAAGAAGATTTCCGGCAACGCCCAGTATGCCACTCGAACCGCCATGCTCAGCCATGGAACCCTGCTCTTTGATTCGGACATGTCCACCCTGGTCAAGGCCCTGCATGTGAGCGATGACAAGATCACTTCCAAGGCCCTCAAGTCCGTGCGCAGCCGGGTGACCAACATCAGGGAATGCGCCCCCCGGCCCGTGGACATGGAGACCTTCAGAAACCGGCTCCTTGAAACCGTGTTTGCCCCGTACGGCGACATCCGGACCCGCGAGCTGGACGCGAACCAGTGGGCCGAGGTCCATGAACTGGCCCGGACCAAGTATGACAGCTGGGAATGGAATTTCGGCAAATCTCCCCGATACAACGTCAAGAGAAGAAAACGATTTCCCATTGGCATCATTGATGTGCGCATCCAGGTGGCCAAAGGGGTCATGACCGGTGTGAAAATTTTTGGAGATTTTTTCGGTCATGGCGAAATCCTGGATCTGGAAACCCTGCTCACGGATATTCCCTACACCCGGGAAGCATTGGAGCAATGTCTCAAAGGGGTGGATCTTTCCAAGTATTTCGGGGCCATGGAAACGGATTGCTGGATTGCCTTTCTCTTGGGCCACCAGTAG
- a CDS encoding AI-2E family transporter: MNLFGDRPYTLDRVVRLALAVGLAWGAVMLLGYLSDVILPFAVAVLLAYMLHPLVTWVQQRVRSRALAVWLTLLGSSVVCIGLLWLIVPLIGREMAHMGSLVSDLVNNSGFAEQASRRLPPDIWLWIKEQLARPEVRSFFQTDNVLTLLRSLGQRLVPGLWNILAGTANFVLWVVGLVFILMYLVFLLLDFQRFRDSGRELLPASWREPVTAFLRDFDQGMSRYFRAQAGVAAIVGVLFSIGFTLIGLPMGILLGLFMGLLNMVPYLQVIGLLPALFLASVHALETGSSFLLVFGLTGLVFLVIQALQDMVLVPRIMGRVMGLSPAMILLSLSIWGKLLGFLGLVIALPVTCMLLAYYKRIINNQCRLVSGQEPESPRDD, encoded by the coding sequence ATGAACCTTTTTGGAGACCGTCCCTATACCCTGGACCGGGTGGTCCGTCTGGCCCTGGCCGTTGGCCTTGCCTGGGGCGCAGTCATGCTCCTCGGGTACCTGAGCGATGTGATTCTTCCCTTTGCCGTGGCCGTTCTTCTGGCCTACATGCTCCATCCCCTGGTCACCTGGGTGCAGCAGCGGGTCAGGTCCCGGGCCCTGGCGGTCTGGCTGACCCTGCTGGGTTCCTCGGTTGTGTGCATCGGCCTGCTCTGGCTGATTGTCCCCCTTATCGGTCGTGAAATGGCCCACATGGGGTCCCTGGTTTCCGACCTGGTCAACAATTCGGGATTTGCCGAGCAGGCGTCCAGGCGCCTGCCCCCGGACATCTGGCTGTGGATCAAGGAGCAATTGGCCCGGCCCGAGGTGCGCTCCTTTTTTCAGACGGATAACGTCTTGACGCTTCTGCGTTCTCTAGGGCAACGGTTGGTGCCCGGTTTGTGGAACATCCTCGCCGGAACAGCCAATTTTGTGCTCTGGGTGGTGGGGCTGGTGTTCATCCTCATGTACCTGGTGTTCCTGCTGCTGGATTTTCAGCGGTTTCGGGACAGTGGACGCGAGCTTCTGCCTGCCTCGTGGCGCGAGCCCGTGACCGCGTTTCTCCGGGATTTTGATCAGGGCATGAGCCGGTATTTCAGGGCCCAGGCCGGTGTTGCCGCCATTGTGGGCGTTCTTTTTTCCATTGGATTCACCCTGATCGGCCTGCCCATGGGCATCCTTCTGGGTCTGTTCATGGGTCTGCTGAACATGGTGCCCTATCTGCAGGTCATCGGGCTGTTGCCGGCCCTGTTTCTGGCCAGTGTGCACGCCCTTGAAACAGGAAGCAGCTTTCTGCTTGTGTTCGGTCTGACAGGACTGGTGTTTCTGGTCATCCAGGCCCTTCAGGACATGGTTCTGGTTCCCAGGATCATGGGCCGGGTCATGGGGTTGTCCCCGGCCATGATTCTGCTCTCCCTGTCCATCTGGGGCAAGCTCCTCGGTTTTCTCGGCCTGGTCATTGCCCTGCCTGTAACCTGCATGCTCCTTGCCTATTACAAGCGCATCATCAACAACCAGTGTCGTCTGGTGTCCGGGCAGGAACCGGAATCCCCCAGGGACGACTGA